A single genomic interval of Rhea pennata isolate bPtePen1 chromosome 5, bPtePen1.pri, whole genome shotgun sequence harbors:
- the LOC134140786 gene encoding SITS-binding protein-like produces MPPAPARPLGQPPPPLWEPASTEPREPWRGAVACLGVAVFFALTIGVVSWQAAETPRRAWLLRGPAAGLAWERRAGALLLLRRGAGRPLAAVAPAAGAAAGLPPPLDRCRPDGSRFCGAWDEAAELHVSLEEEEEEAPGAAECYGLAWTPLRPGAVLKDCFSMANVSWYGGAGVRAPRWLLNDVDAEPQPFVISDFSRNPGGYGPVLEGYFLGSTGVTVMVAPDMPLFLSVESNRHFCLESPPGSPVPALRYRLCASADVAAAHRHAGSRLTLRPRRPPHAALLGLPIWQYHGPGGSATKIKRGLRAFSNRLQRHRLKEGLLALGERCTAALADTDQQSVLMEGRKRRSAKHAWDLSMIKPMKLSITLSPYTSIASPLFLRSLQNDTLSYWLSLRLHPEGSVPLLTHWKGQLSTRLNTTSEAAVSWFLARARHLQQVLGAEHAVLEGAEGNAYFEQGVQPPTELEGDHYAGALAAMAVALGNATIITAGARSSHLPLFVRMSPLRSDWSHAGLKGLIPAALHYSLLGYNFFLPDAVGGTLASELPVDQELYVRWLQIVTFLPVMSFSTPPWACCDAWVLNLTRQCIRRHRDFVAPLIIKYSQDWVAWGYPIFRPVWWLSPMDPAAFTIEDEFLIGDEVLVAPITEKGQTWRDIYLPGGGCLWMDTNTAQVFDGGTVLRNYSASLTEVPVFIKTS; encoded by the exons atgccgccggcgcccgccaGGCCCCTGggccagccgccgccgccgctgtgGGAGCCGGCCTCGACGGAGCCGCGCGAGCCGTGGCGCGGGGCCGTGGCCTGCCTCGGCGTGGCCGTCTTCTTCGCCCTGACCATCGGCGTGGTGTCGTGGCAGGCGGCGGAGACGCCGCGGCGGGCCTGGCTGctgcggggccccgcggccggcctggcctgggagcgccgcgccggcgccctgctgctgctgcgccgcggggccgggcgcccgctgGCCGCCGtggccccggccgccggcgccgccgccgggctgccgccgcccctCGACCGCTGCCGCCCCGACGGCAGCCGCTTCTGCGGCGCCTGGGACGAGGCGGCCGAACTGCACGTGTCCctcgaggaggaggaggaggaggcgcccggcgccgccgagTGCTACGGCCTCGCCTGGACCCCGCTGCGGCCCGGCGCCGTGCTGAAG GATTGCTTCTCCATGGCGAATGTCTCCTGGTACGGTGGCGCCGGCGTCCGCGCCCCACGCTGGCTGCTGAACGATGTGGATGCCGAGCCACAGCCCTTCGTTATCAGCGACTTCAGCCGAAACCCTGGTGGCTACGGGCCCGTGCTGGAGGGATACTTTTTGGGATCGACAG GTGTGACAGTGATGGTGGCGCCCGACATGCCCCTCTTCCTCTCGGTGGAGAGCAACAGGCACTTCTGCCTCGAGAgcccccccggcagccccgtgCCAGCCCTGCGCTACCGGCTGTGTGCCAGCGCGGACGTCGCCGCGGCCCACCGGCACGCGGGCAGCCGGCTCACCctgcggccccggcgcccgccccacGCAGCCCTGCTGGG GTTGCCCATCTGGCAGTACCACGGCCCCGGGGGCTCGGCCACTAAAATCAAGCGGGGCCTGAGAGCCTTCTCCAACCGACTGCAGCGGCACCGTCTCAAGGAAGGACTCTTGGCCCTGGGCGAGCGCTGCACTGCCGCCCTTGCTGACACG GACCAACAGAGTGTGCTCATGGAGGGAAGGAAGCGACGCAGTGCAAAACATGCCTGGGACCTTTCCATGATCAAGCCCATGAAGCTCTCCATAACTTTGTCCCCATACACCAGCATCGCCTCGCCACTGTTCCTGAGGTCCCTGCAGAACGACACGTTGAGCTACTGGCTGAGCTTGCGCTTGCACCCCGAGGGCTCG GTCCCGCTGCTCACCCATTGGAAAGGGCAGCTTTCCACCCGCCTCAACACGACCAGTGAGGCTGCGGTGAGTTGGTTCCTGGCACGAGCCAGGCACTTGCAGCAGGTGCTGGGCGCCGAACACGCAGTGCTTGAAGGTGCCGAAGGCAACGCCTACTTTGAGCAGGGTGTCCAGCCGCCCACCGAGCTGGAGGGTGATCACTACGCTGGGGCACTCGCCGCCATGGCCGTGGCACTGGGCAATGCCACCATCATCACTGCTGGCGCCAG GTCGAGTCACCTGCCGCTCTTTGTGCGGATGAGCCCGCTGCGCTCAGACTGGAGCCACGCCGGCTTGAAGGGGCTCATCCCTGCCGCGCTGCACTACAGCCTCCTGGGCTACAACTTCTTCCTCCCCGACGCAGTAG GAGGGACCCTGGCCAGCGAGCTACCGGTAGACCAAGAGCTGTACGTGCGGTGGCTGCAGATCGTGACGTTCCTGCCTGTGATGTCCTTCAGCACACCGCCGTGGGCCTGCTGTGACGCCTGG GTTCTGAATCTCACTAGGCAATGCATCCGGAGGCACCGGGACTTTGTTGCTCCGCTCATCATAAAATACAGCCAGGACTGGGTGGCGTGGGGATATCCCATCTTCCGGCCCGTGTGGTGGCTCAGTCCCATGGATCCAGCTGCCTTCACGATAGAGGATGAATTCCTCATTGGAGATGAG GTCCTGGTTGCCCCGATAACTGAAAAAGGGCAAACGTGGAGGGACATCTACCTGCCAGGAGGAGGGTGCCTGTGGATGGACACCAACACGGCCCAGGTGTTTGATGGAGGAACTGTCCTCAGGAATTACTCTGCCAGCCTTACAGAGGTGCCGGTTTTTATAAAGACCTCCTAG